A region from the Streptomyces tsukubensis genome encodes:
- a CDS encoding phosphotransferase family protein, with the protein MSTAVVDALARAARAAAHAGPSPLPDCRGCAHGPEVLADRPDGTVVRHGSAVAKAHDPATDPAAHRSRIALAADPRLAGILLAPLPLPPEVRETSGRPVTVWPHGIPVDPADPGAAPWEETAVLLAALHRFPADGHRPAPPRGQAPPVMRGPLKAARAMARMRRESRHPACRDVERAWHRLPAWARGQTPAAAPPGGPVGLCHGDLHLGQLVRHPAPGGPWLLIDVDDLGLGARAWDLAPPAAWFAAGLLAPEVWQRFTGAYFAAGGPAADPADPWAALDVPARALTVQSAALALARAAREDRAPDETDAAVLDACARIAALPPERAPDSSSPAGAPK; encoded by the coding sequence GTGAGCACTGCCGTCGTCGACGCCCTCGCCCGGGCCGCCCGGGCGGCGGCCCATGCCGGGCCCTCGCCGCTCCCGGACTGCCGGGGCTGTGCCCACGGCCCGGAGGTCCTCGCGGACCGCCCCGACGGAACCGTCGTCCGGCACGGCTCCGCGGTCGCCAAGGCCCATGACCCCGCCACCGATCCCGCCGCCCACCGCAGCCGGATCGCCCTCGCCGCCGACCCCCGGCTCGCCGGAATCCTGCTGGCACCGCTGCCGCTGCCGCCGGAGGTACGGGAGACCTCGGGCCGCCCCGTCACCGTCTGGCCCCACGGCATACCCGTCGACCCGGCCGACCCCGGTGCCGCGCCCTGGGAGGAGACCGCCGTCCTGCTGGCCGCGCTCCACCGGTTCCCGGCGGACGGCCACCGGCCCGCACCGCCCCGGGGACAGGCGCCGCCCGTGATGCGCGGGCCCCTGAAGGCCGCCCGAGCGATGGCCCGGATGCGGCGGGAGTCCCGGCACCCCGCCTGCCGGGACGTGGAGCGGGCCTGGCACCGGCTCCCGGCCTGGGCCCGGGGCCAGACCCCGGCCGCCGCACCGCCCGGCGGACCCGTCGGGCTCTGCCACGGCGATCTCCACCTCGGCCAGCTCGTCCGGCACCCCGCGCCCGGCGGGCCCTGGCTGCTGATCGACGTCGACGATCTCGGGCTCGGCGCCCGGGCCTGGGACCTGGCCCCCCCAGCGGCCTGGTTCGCCGCCGGACTTCTGGCACCCGAGGTCTGGCAGCGGTTCACCGGCGCCTACTTCGCCGCCGGGGGACCGGCCGCCGATCCGGCCGACCCCTGGGCCGCGCTGGATGTGCCGGCCCGCGCGCTGACCGTGCAGAGCGCCGCGCTCGCCCTGGCGAGGGCGGCCAGGGAGGACCGGGCACCGGACGAGACGGATGCCGCCGTTCTCGACGCCTGCGCCCGGATCGCCGCCCTGCCCCCGGAGCGGGCGCCGGACTCCTCGTCCCCGGCCGGGGCCCCGAAGTAG
- a CDS encoding serine/threonine-protein kinase: MAMMRLRREDPRVVGSFRIHRRLGAGGMGVVYLGSDRRGQRVALKVIRPDLAEDQEFRSRFAREVSAARRIRGGCTARLVAADLEAERPWFATQYVPGPSLHDKVNEDGVLPAAEVAAIGAALSEGLVAVHEAGVVHRDLKPSNILLSPKGPRIIDFGIAWATGASTLTHVGTAVGSPGFLAPEQVRGVAVTAATDVFALGATLAYAATADSPFGHGGSEVMLYRVVHEEPQLHGVPDALAPLLRACLAKDPLERPSTLQLSMRLKEIAAREAQGPADGRLPVSRERIDTLRTGQPPRHPQRTEKLDRTERLERPDRPERDPRDRRTGGGPRSQAPRTGGSARPVPSRGGAPSRTQGRPTGRQGVRTTSTGRRPANPRLLRQRIVVFFVVTLIVALGIAAAQQL, from the coding sequence ATGGCGATGATGCGGCTCCGGCGCGAGGACCCGCGTGTCGTCGGCTCGTTCCGTATTCACCGGCGGCTCGGCGCGGGCGGGATGGGCGTCGTCTATCTGGGGTCGGACCGGCGCGGCCAGCGGGTGGCGCTGAAGGTGATCCGGCCCGATCTGGCGGAGGATCAGGAGTTCCGGTCCCGGTTCGCCCGGGAGGTGTCGGCGGCCCGCCGGATCCGGGGCGGCTGTACGGCCCGGTTGGTGGCGGCCGATCTGGAGGCCGAGCGGCCGTGGTTCGCCACCCAGTACGTGCCGGGGCCCTCACTGCACGACAAGGTGAACGAGGACGGGGTGCTCCCGGCCGCCGAGGTGGCCGCGATCGGGGCCGCGCTCTCGGAGGGGCTCGTCGCCGTCCACGAGGCCGGGGTCGTGCACCGCGACCTCAAACCGTCGAACATCCTGCTCTCGCCCAAGGGCCCGCGGATCATCGACTTCGGCATCGCGTGGGCCACCGGCGCCTCCACCCTCACCCATGTCGGCACGGCCGTGGGCTCCCCCGGCTTCCTCGCCCCCGAACAGGTCCGCGGGGTCGCCGTCACCGCGGCGACCGACGTCTTCGCGCTCGGTGCCACCCTCGCCTACGCGGCAACCGCCGACTCCCCCTTCGGGCACGGCGGCTCGGAGGTGATGCTGTACCGGGTGGTGCACGAGGAGCCGCAGTTGCACGGGGTCCCGGACGCGCTCGCCCCGCTGCTGCGGGCCTGTCTGGCGAAGGATCCGCTGGAGCGCCCCAGCACCCTCCAGCTCTCGATGCGGCTGAAGGAGATCGCCGCCCGGGAGGCCCAGGGGCCGGCGGACGGACGGCTCCCGGTGTCCCGGGAGCGGATCGACACGCTCCGCACGGGGCAGCCGCCGCGTCATCCGCAGCGTACGGAGAAGCTGGACCGTACGGAGCGGCTGGAGCGCCCCGACCGGCCCGAGCGCGACCCGCGCGACCGCCGGACCGGCGGGGGACCGCGCTCGCAGGCTCCGCGCACCGGCGGCTCCGCCCGGCCCGTGCCGTCCCGCGGCGGCGCCCCCTCGCGCACCCAGGGCCGTCCGACCGGACGGCAGGGGGTCCGCACCACCTCCACGGGCCGCCGCCCGGCGAACCCCCGGCTGCTGCGGCAGCGGATCGTGGTCTTCTTCGTGGTGACGCTGATCGTGGCGCTGGGCATCGCGGCGGCCCAGCAGCTCTGA
- a CDS encoding TFIIB-type zinc ribbon-containing protein, translating into MQCPKCHAMMHTYNRNGVQIEQCSGCRGIFLDYGELEALTRLESQWTQQAPPPAPPAAYPAPQAPAWGAPHHGGHHGHGHHGHHGRQRGFGRMLFSS; encoded by the coding sequence ATGCAGTGCCCCAAGTGCCACGCGATGATGCACACGTACAACCGCAACGGCGTCCAGATCGAACAGTGCAGCGGCTGCCGGGGGATATTCCTGGACTACGGCGAGCTGGAGGCCCTCACCCGCCTGGAATCCCAGTGGACCCAGCAGGCGCCGCCGCCCGCCCCGCCCGCCGCCTACCCCGCGCCCCAGGCGCCGGCCTGGGGCGCCCCGCACCACGGGGGACACCACGGCCACGGGCACCACGGCCACCACGGTCGTCAGCGGGGCTTCGGCCGGATGCTCTTCTCGTCCTGA